The DNA segment GAGAATCATAGGGGCCTTGCCACCCGACGTAACGACCGCCACTGCTTCCACAGGTAGGATTTTCACTCTACTAGGTTGGTACTAGGATCGCACGGTTGCCAGGACTAACGCATGTATCTCTTGTGTGCAGGGGTCGCTGCGTGCCACATCGGGGGGATCACCCTCCACCAATTCGCCGGTATCGGGGTCGGCGACGCCACCCTCGAGCGTAGCATCGACTTGGCTTCGAGGCCGGGTTCGGCCACGGTCTGGCGTAAATGCAAACATTTGATCATTGACGAGATCTCGATGGTCGACGGCGCCTACTTTGAAAAAATCGAGACGGTCGCGCGAAAAGTCCGCAGGAACGACCGACCCTTCGGGGGCATCCAGTTAATCCTTTGCGGCGACTTTTTCCAGTTGCCTCCTGTGGGCAAAAGCAATAATCCTGTGAAATTTTGCTTCCAAACTAAAGCCTGGGACAGTTGTCGCTTGTCAACTTACGAGTTGAAGAGAGTCCACAGACAAAGCGACGACGAATTCATTAAAATTCTCAATAAAGTAAGAATCGGACAGATTCCAGAATCTATGGCTCAGAGACTAGCCGCAACTTCTAAacaaaaaatcgagaaaaacgGAATTTTAGCGACGAGATTATGTTCGCACACCAACGACGCCAACGTTATTAACGAATCAAAATTGGAAGCGCTCGAAGGAGACAAACAAATATTCGTGGCCGAGGACTCGGACCCGCATTTGGCCAAACAACTCGACCAACAGACATCGGTTCCGAACAGGCTCGAACTCAAGGTATTTGGTAAAAAACGTGGCGTAAACTGTGACTGATTGAAGCATTTTCAGGTGGGAGCTCAAGTCATGTTGCTGAAGAACATCAACTTGGCCGCGGGTCTCGTTAATGGCGCCCGAGGCGTTGTCAAATCGTTCGAAGACGGCTTTCCGGTGGTTCGGTTCCGCAACAAGGAACACACCGCGAAGCACGAACGTTGGATGGTTAAAACTGCCGGTGGGGCCACTCTGACTCGCAAACAAATTCCTCTGAAATTGGCGTGGGCTTTTTCGATTCACAAATCGCAAGGTTTGACGTTGGATTGTGTCGAAATGTCCTTAGGAAAAGTGTTTGAAGCGGGACAAGCGTACGTAGCGCTGAGTAGGGCGCAGAGTTTAGATACTCTGAGGGTTTTAGATTTCAAAGCGTCGCAAGTTTGGGCCAATCAAAACGTTTTGGATTTCTATCGGAGTTTAAACCTTCAATTGGAAACTATGAGGTTAATACCTTTGGGACGAAAGCAAACGACAAAAAGCGGAATCAAACCGATAAAGAGGATTATGAGTATGAAAGGAATGAACAAGCCTCTAGTcacaataaattgaattttatcaatgaaattttttgactGCAAGTATTTTATATATACATTTATATTACTTTTTgtatttctttcaaatatattttataagaacaaaaatattaaaaaagaagatgtttcattctttaaattatgtcatttttatttgacagatcGATTGATGCGACGTCTTATTTTTCTGTCAATTCCAAAACTATTTTATCAAATTCACCTTTCAAAAATTGATTCTCATtcagaattatttaaattatcttGTTGCTGAATCATTTCTGAGTCACGCCAGAATTCCAGGGTCTGTCTTCAGTGTcttctagaaaaaaaaaaaaataccttgCTCTGACATGGATGAATCTTTACTTTAGATaacgttgtttttttttttctagcaACAAGAGACGAGTCATCTCACCAGCTTGAGACGTGTCTTGTTCAATTCTTGCCAAGATTGCCAcgaagtaataaaaaaacttgcaGTTTATACAATTCTGTCATaaccaaaaaattaatgaaatgaatgattacgatttctttttgtaataaaacgcATATTAATCGGTGTTTTTAACCAATTTTATTCGTACATTAGTAGTTGTAATGCAATATAATCCGAAAAATGATTTCGGTAGGAacattttaggttatgtttttgtgGTAATGTCATCATTGAACGTCTACCCAGTTTTGTTACAATTCcatatttcaaatgaaaaaacgTGTTTCGTGTAGTGATAGATATTCCTTAGCTTGAGGGATGTACAGGTAAGTGATCTGGCGAGTAGAAAATGCATTGCGTCTTTCCAATTCAGCTAAAAATGTAGGTGACACCACTGGCCCCCCAAATGCGTTCTTCTGTAAGCTACATTCTGTCAAGCAGTACCAGCGAGCCAAACATGTCTCACCCGGACTACGAACAATACTCGCACGACCACGCCGCGCTACTGGTGCTCGTAAGACACATAGGCTCCCAACTGAAACCTAAGACCTTCGTGAAATTTTATGACCGCATCTCCAAACTAAACTCGGTGCGGATAACAGACTCGACGGGAAACGTCCGCAACATCCTCGTGCGGTACGTGAAAGAGCACCCCGTCGAGAACAACGACTGGGGCGACTTCCAGACGCACCGCCGCCTCCTCGGGTTGATTTCTCTGGGAAAATACGACTGCCAAACGGAACTGAACGAGATCTGCCGCGTGCACGAAAGTCTCAAGGTGAAGTACACCAGCACGCTTTTCGACTCGCGCTGCATTCTCTTCGGTCCCACCAAAGAAGGGGACAGCTCCCCGGACAACTCGAGTCCCAACACCGATAGCAGCACTTCCGAAGAGACCGTCGAAAAGTTCACCACTCCGAGCAACTTCAAAACGCGGGGACTTTTCTACGACGAGTCGGCCCCATGCGCCGACCTGGAGAGCCAAATAGTCGAATTCGTCAATTCGCTGTTTTGGGTGTTGGAATCGAAGCGATTGGAGCGCTCCCGCGAGAAACTCGAACGGGTGTCGCTGCTGCTGGCCCCGTTCGAGAAAAAGGATTTCGTGGGGCTAGACATGGAGTCGCGcaacaacaagaaaaaatgCACGGGGAGGATGACCAAGCACTTGGGCGATTTGTGTCTGCAAGCGGGGTTGCTGGCGGAGAGTCTGGTTTACTACGGGGGCGCGGCGG comes from the Tenebrio molitor chromosome 9, icTenMoli1.1, whole genome shotgun sequence genome and includes:
- the Pif1 gene encoding ATP-dependent DNA helicase PIF1, which codes for MENENGLSCSVKIEWLNTQGIVHRNFTHKSAYLRLIRSNVREIFIEASAPKSAAIKLQLKGISVHKKFMNEGKASIKFQDINCTMYLSNAPPNQLLGFLRTMFVKMTGEKSNNANTSLRTQLLSNKPKQFEEISPVTCVEIDRAQAKASKATDTTPSPLSKKRKLSPKDGTKGPAAKKLYSSSPIPNEPLDIEQKEVMEACLSGRNVFFTGSAGTGKSYLLKRIIGALPPDVTTATASTGVAACHIGGITLHQFAGIGVGDATLERSIDLASRPGSATVWRKCKHLIIDEISMVDGAYFEKIETVARKVRRNDRPFGGIQLILCGDFFQLPPVGKSNNPVKFCFQTKAWDSCRLSTYELKRVHRQSDDEFIKILNKVRIGQIPESMAQRLAATSKQKIEKNGILATRLCSHTNDANVINESKLEALEGDKQIFVAEDSDPHLAKQLDQQTSVPNRLELKVGAQVMLLKNINLAAGLVNGARGVVKSFEDGFPVVRFRNKEHTAKHERWMVKTAGGATLTRKQIPLKLAWAFSIHKSQGLTLDCVEMSLGKVFEAGQAYVALSRAQSLDTLRVLDFKASQVWANQNVLDFYRSLNLQLETMRLIPLGRKQTTKSGIKPIKRIMSMKGMNKPLVTIN